From one Plasmodium knowlesi strain H genome assembly, chromosome: 11 genomic stretch:
- a CDS encoding SICAvar, type I, with protein MAAAGGSGSGGSLEAWLQKLSQDGAFNGSSTGEDITATLRRNLEDEFDKLGKWMLVQESTEIGNFCMKVNGWNGSTWEGQYMQVLCNAIAEIKYFISGVRTERWKHGWSTDKQAEITTLSPAQAYARCIVGAVALSEIYGDHCNMKEAIEKVEGALEIMLIDHLKSRGLQNQLNNCKGVDVNALLIGKALLQGKIKEWTQEERDKGLKSGNWRVGRQWDERWPKVCMRGRRSGKEQMEAAKKDAKEGNREHIVNFSGLNNDNTQNKNTGFTISDVLINDDLTLKQDKLDSIFSNLTLKEDGKVDINSLTKKIKDASDEKLTQECMKENSKPFCDRLKCAEEYWKLNNGGQQGNSKDFWMENVKEKLEKLITKATVDNGGTTDTYCKEDSLDSANKEACKHMAALLNEMYQKSNSGTNKYSDQMISCLLLREYAKKLNEQAKQKGYCDIDSGLMEAFGKSSEIMKNAPDQCKDSNGTNSCFECNWDDKTKDDLDQCTIPNGQSVNEKVQDKVVELFSENTQTQDDGIQKTLAQFNTNNTFCERVKCALNWYENNGGKPEVWKKAQEEVVQPLGQAMSTNTDNKLDTHCSKLDNKNKEMCLLFARGLDHMYKETNTSGNDPMNLFKRTMMCAALNAYAKKLKDEAKNKASCSIEEGINKAFTESKSIMERAAPTCKDPKGAECFVCKEESSDKCEINTNGSAGSTSTENVNSRLKKMFEDDDSTGLKESLDKICLPCLDKADLCERADCVSERWLKNKKGNHVQTLTTSDWDDLWKKDDGVGKELTELSGKMKEENKNSVDIHCNGLKSEEEKEVCKLIASGLKSIYEIKAGQGGGKSTRKELEDQLFKRTMQCVLLNAFADKLESLPCAEEKKVADAITKAFGESGSIKGTVSGCTEDGDKCFKCERFTNFKDCEIKENGNTSTGVNLKTKINPMFDVEKAEIKKIEEKALKDICKPCDNDEFCARLQCVAGKWEKRNKGTSNGNVTWDNMQNDFGELLSSLLKDMEDTAKQKDAATKYCNSNNWNDNDAHGVANKTACKMVAAGLTHISSIQHKYKISGSQKPEENGNPYDNQEFEQLVSCLMLKAVVQKMKEQSPICDIQPGIDAAFKMANEIKGKHCINKKPCIVCNLKDKYDECSLDSAKKDQVKPKLEALFDGKKTEVEGALMDITKTAGNSSSDLCLRLQCLAPRVQASNNAEKFWTKDGEVANLWTELSDAMKANNNNEDQCNTMDNDNREATNAEKTACKYLHAGLEQLYKKDPGAATSPSPLGDILKNNPSLRRTMGCFLLHSYAKHMKDNAKCLVESGIKKAFGSWEPRKKVICNNTEPCVPCYWNEDNYDKCQINTIGTDGNTAPTPVQENLKQVQPQIGKDATNTLTEINRMTTLCDFIRCAAPKWFKNNGTANGNSVTATKDWCDFWDGAVKEELKAMFQEILSRGTDKTRSNTNYATCQSFGDGNEDSVERKACNHITTGLRHINQVQGIKPNADDDKFFKQSMMCAALNLYADQIIKKSKDKCPIDEDRINKMFTTWNRFNNISSSTSCSNGVYGCFECQRNDKILEGCNLSVSNTLIKTPSPSPNGDCNDNATEVKTKMDGLLKDKTIKMQPTLDKINEMDSFCTQLQCAAKQYYAKNNTGGTGTDVSWEEINDVVKEELTKLIGHITNEDKWKDVAAQCGNVSSSSPDDTEGEKTAKQKACKLFASGLKHISNINESDDATKTLKQTMMCAALNLYADQLIKKAEKQCPLDNEKLKKAIDVTFGKSSDIMNGGTPCPAGSNSCFECTRQEKFDTCQIGSAKVKDEMEKLLLKEDQSTSNTPTMEQTLDKINSKDIFCTELQCAIKQHYNKTKKGKTGGMTTPNWSDINDEAKGVLEQLLKHITQPSHEKDVVDFCKDNAAWNKGHKERKTNKAACLLFASGLKHIYNQHSVSVKGPVNGPSFEQTMGCLFLKEYAKQLQTMAEEKKKGNSWVHPLCDIDEGIKHAFNESEKIMKSVLSECSSGPNGISCFQCKLTDNYDNCPIGNEDIGNKATELFKDDQKQTHMQQTLENTVCPILLTDLLTPFLPLAPVSIGLSAMAYYLWKYFGPLGKGGPRFRRSPAEIPGSSVQEQVLDHVEEVGSHEYRLVKERKPRSAPTRTKRSDRANRRTIIEIHFEVLDECQKGETQLAHNDFLELLVREFMGSELMEEEQVSKEEVLMEGVPLELVPIEEVPSLGSGLLV; from the exons ACCAATTAAATAATTGTAAGGGAGTAGACGTTAATGCTTTACTTATCGGTAAAGCACTTCTCCAAGGTAAAATCAAGGAGTGGACGCAGGAAGAAAGGGATAAGGGGTTGAAGAGCGGAAACTGGAGGGTGGGGAGGCAGTGGGATGAGAGGTGGCCAAAGGTTTGTATGCGTGGGAGGAGAAGTGGGAAGGAACAAATGGAAGCAGCAAAGAAGGACGCGAAGGAGGGGAATAGAGAACATATTGTAAATTTTTCAGGACTGAACAACGACAACactcaaaataaaaatactgGATTCACTATATCGGATGTATTAATTAATGATGACTTAACATTGAAGCAGGACAAATTGGACAGCATCTTTTCGAACCTAACACTGAAGGAAGATGGTAAAGTTGACATAAATTCCTTGACGAAGAAGATAAAGGACGCAAGTGATGAAAAACTGA CTCAGGAGTGCATGAAAGAAAACAGCAAGCCATTTTGTGATCGACTAAAATGTGCAGAAGAATATTGGAAATTGAATAACGGAGGACAACAGGGCAACAGC AAGGACTTCTGGATGGAGAACGTGAAGGAGAAGCTGGAAAAACTCATCACTAAGGCGACGGTAGACAATGGTGGCACCACGGATACCTATTGCAAGGAAGATTCCCTAGATAGTGCAAATAAAGAAGCATGCAAGCACATGGCAGCATTGTTGAATGAAATGTACCAAAAATCAAATAGTGGTACTAACAAATATTCTGATCAAATGATAAGTTGTCTTCTGTTAAGGgaatatgctaaaaaattaaatgaacaagcaaaacaaaaagggtaCTGTGACATAGACAGTGGTTTAATGGAAGCTTTTGGTAAAAGTAgtgaaattatgaaaaatgcGCCAGATCAATGCAAAGATAGTAATGGtactaattcttgttttgaatgtaATTGGGACGACAAAACTAAGGACGACCTTGATCAGTGCACCATTCCCAATGGTCAAAGCGTCAATGAGAAAGTACAGGACAAAGTGGTTGAATTATTCAGCGAAAACACCCAAACGCAGGACGACGGAATACAAAAAACCTTGGCTCAGTTCAATACGAACAATACCTTCTGTGAACGAGTAAAATGTGCATTGAATTGGTATGAGAACAACGGGGGAAAG CCTGAAGTATGGAAGAAAGCCCAAGAGGAAGTTGTCCAACCACTTGGCCAGGCCATGTCTACCAATACAGACAACAAATTAGACACCCATTGCAGTAAATTGgacaacaagaacaaagaaaTGTGTCTCCTCTTTGCAAGAGGATTAGACCACATGTACAAGGAAACAAATACTAGCGGCAATGATCCTATGAATTTGTTTAAAcgaactatgatgtgcgcagcactaaATGCATACgctaaaaaattgaaagatgAGGCAAAGAATAAAGCGAGTTGCAGTATAGAGGAGGGAATAAATAAGGCCTTTACAGAAAGTAAAAGCATTATGGAGAGAGCAGCACCTACATGCAAGGATCCTAAGGGTGCTGAATGCTTTGTTTGCAAGGAAGAAAGTTCTGATAAAtgcgaaattaacacaaatggcaGCGCAGGCAGCACCTCCactgaaaatgtaaatagcagattgaagaaaatgtttGAGGACGACGACTCAACTGGACTGAAGGaatctttggacaaaatat GTTTACCATGTCTAGATAAAGCTGATCTATGTGAGCGTGCAGATTGTGTATCTGAAAGATggttaaaaaacaaaaaaggaaaccatGTTCAAACGCTGACAACATCTGACTGG GATGATTTATGGAAAAAGGACGATGGTGTAGGGAAGGAATTGACGGAACTCTCAGGGAagatgaaggaggagaataaGAACAGTGTAGACATCCACTGTAATGGCCTTAAGagtgaagaagagaaggaagtatGCAAGCTCATTGCTTCAGGATTAAAGAGTATTTATGAAATTAAAGCAGGTCAGGGTGGGGGAAAGAGCACGAGGAAGGAGTTGGAGGATCAATTATTTAAACGTACCATgcaatgtgttttattaaatgctttTGCTGATAAATTAGAATCACTTCCATGtgcagaagaaaagaaagtggCTGATGCAATAACCAAAGCATTTGGGGAGAGTGGAAGCATTAAAGGAACAGTATCTGGGTGCACAGAAGATGGTGATAAGTGTTTTAAATGTGAGAGGTTTACGAACTTTAAGGATTGcgaaattaaagaaaatggcAACACTTCAACGGGGGTGAATTTGAAGACCAAAATTAACCCCATGTTCGACGTCGAAAAGgcagaaataaagaaaattgaGGAGAAAGCTCTTAaggacatat GTAAACCGTGTGACAACGATGAATTCTGTGCACGTCTACAATGTGTAGCAgggaaatgggaaaaaaggaataaaggaacCTCAAACGGAAACGTTACCTGG GATAACATGCAAAATGACTTCGGTGAACTATTATCTTCACTACTAAAAGACATGGAGGATACTGCAAAGCAGAAAGATGCTGCTACCAAATATTGCAACAGCAACAACTGGAACGATAACGACGCCCATGGCGTCGCAAACAAGACTGCATGCAAGATGGTTGCAGCAGGTTTAACGCACATTTCGAGTATTCAACATAAATATAAGATTAGTGGCAGTCAGAAACCTGAGGAAAATGGGAACCCTTATGATAACCAAGAGTTTGAACAATTAGTTTCTTGTTTAATGTTAAAAGCCGtcgtacaaaaaatgaaagaacaaaGTCCCATTTGCGACATACAACCGGGAATAGACGCCGCTTTTAAGATGGCAAACGAAATTAAAGGGAAACATTGCATAAATAAGAAACCTTGCATTGTTTGCAACCTGAAGGACAAGTATGATGAGTGCTCCTTGGACAGTGCAAAGAAGGATCAAGTAAAGCCTAAATTGGAAGCACTGTTCGACGGGAAGAAGACCGAAGTCGAGGGCGCCCTCATGGACATAACTAAAACAGCCGGAAACAGTAGTTCTGATTTATGTCTCCGTTTACAATGTCTAGCTCCTCGAGTTCAGGCATCCAACAATGCG GAAAAATTTTGGACAAAGGATGGCGAAGTCGCGAACTTATGGACAGAATTGTCAGATGCAATGAAGGCAAATAACAACAACGAAGATCAATGTAATACCATGGATAATGACAACAGAGAGGCAACCAACGCTGaaaagacggcatgcaagtatttgcatgccggcttagAACAACTGTACAAGAAGGACCCGGGGGCGGCGACGTCACCGTCGCCCTTAGGCGACATCTTaaagaacaacccatcgttgagacgaacgatgggttgtttcttacttcattcttatgcaaaacatatgaaAGACAACGCCAAATGTTTAGTGGaatcaggaataaaaaaagcttttgGTTCATGGGAACCAAGGAAAAAGGTTATTTGCAATAACACGGAACCTTGCGTTCCTTGCTATTGGAATGAAGACAACTATGACAAATGCCAAATTAACACAATTGGCACAGATGGCAACACAGCACCAACGCCAGTACAGGAGAATTTAAAACAAGTTCAGCCCCAAATTGGTAAAGACGCAACTAACACCCTAACGGAAATAAATAGAATGACCACTTTATGCGATTTCATTAGATGCGccgcacccaaatggttcaaaaacaACGGAACAGCGAACGGTAATAGTGTTACTGCAACCAAGGATTGG tgTGACTTCTGGGATGGCGCTGTTAAAGAGGAACTGAAGGCGATGTTTCAGGAAATCCTGTCCCGTGGAACGGACAAAACAAGGTCAAACACTAATTACGCAACATGCCAAAgctttggtgatggtaatgaggatagtgttgaaagaaaagcttgtaatcatatcacgaCGGGATTAAGACACATTAACCAAGTTCAGGGTATCAAGCCGAATGCAGATGATGAtaagttttttaaacaatctatgatgtgcgcagcacttaatctttatgctgatcaaataattaaaaagtcCAAGGataaatgtcccattgatgaggacagaataaataaaatgttcaCAACATGGAACCGATTTAATAATATTTCGTCTTCGACTTCGTGTTCGAATGGAGTTTATGGTTGTTTTGAATGTCAAAggaatgataaaattttggagGGTTGCAATCTAAGTGTTTCCAACACTTTGATTAAAACACCATCACCATCACCAAATGGAGATTGCAATGATAACGCAACTGAAGTGAAGACTAAAATGGACGGCCTCCTCAAGGACAAAACCATCAAAATGCAACCAACactagacaaaataaatgaaatggacTCTTTCTGCACTCAATTGCAATGCGCAGCAAAACAATACTACGCAAAAAACAACACTGGTGGAACAGGCACCGATGTGTCTTGG gaagaaataaatgatgtCGTTAAAGAAGAATTAACGAAACTTATAGGACATATTACGAATGAAGATAAATGGAAAGACGTTGCCGCACAGTGCGGCAACGTGAGTTCTTCGTCGCCAGACGACaccgaaggagaaaaaactgcaaagcaaaaagcttgtaagctttttgcttcaggtttaaaacacatttctaaTATTAACGAAAGTGACGATGCTACCAAAACGCTCaaacaaactatgatgtgcgcagcacttaatctttatgctgatcaattaataaaaaaagcagaaaaacaATGTCCATtagataatgaaaaattgaaaaaggcaATAGATGTGACCTTTGGTAAAAGTAGTGACATTATGAATGGAGGAACTCCATGTCCAGCTGGttctaattcttgttttgaatgcacaaGACAAGAAAAATTTGACACTTGCCAAATTGGCTCTGCCAAGGTAAAGGACGAAATGGAGAAACTCCTCCTCAAGGAAGACCAATCCAcctccaacacccctacgaTGGAACAAACACTTGACAAAATTAATAGTAAAGACATTTTCTGTACTGAACTCCAATGCGCCATCAAACAACACTACAACaaaaccaaaaaaggaaagacagGTGGAATGACCACACCCAATTGG agtGACATAAATGATGAAGCCAAAGGCGTATTAGAGCAACTTCTAAAACATATTACGCAACCTTCGCATGAGAAGGACGTTGTCGACTTCTGCAAAGACAACGCCGCATGGAATAAGGGccataaagaaaggaaaacaaataaagcagcttgtttactttttgcttcaggattaaagcacatttataaCCAACATAGTGTCAGTGTTAAGGGCCCTGTtaatggcccatcgtttgaacaaacgatgggttgtttatttcttaaggaatatgcaaaacaattgcaaacaatggcagaagagaagaaaaaaggaaatagttgggtacatcctctttgtgacatagatgagggcataaaacatgcttttaatgaaagtgaaaaaattatgaagagtgTATTATCTGAATGCAGCAGTGGTCCTAATGGTATTTCTTGTTTTCAATGCAAGCTTACGGACAACTATGATAATTGCCCCATTGGCAATGAAGATATAGGAAATAAAGCTACAGAACTGTTCAAAGACGATCAGAAACAAACccatatgcaacaaacattagagaatacagtttgtcccatccttcttacggatctccttaccccttttcttcctttggctcctgtctctattggtctttctgctatggcttattacctttggaag tattttggtcctcttggtaaaggaggaccacgtttcagaagatctcctgctgaaattcctggttcatcagtacaggaacaagtcctcgatcatgtggaagaagtcggttcacatgaatatcgattggtgaaggagcgaaaacctcgttctgctccaacgagaacgaaacgttccgATCGCGCGAATCGCCGCAccattattgaaattcattttgaagtgttggacgaatgtcagaAAGGGGAAACACAATTGGCTCACAatgattttctggaacttttggttcgagaattcatgggatccgaattaatggaagaagaacaggtttctaaggaagaagttcttatggaaggtgttcctttggaacttgttcctattgaagaggttccaagcttaggttccgggttactggtttaa